In Methanothermus fervidus DSM 2088, a single genomic region encodes these proteins:
- a CDS encoding potassium-transporting ATPase, A subunit (COGs: COG2060 K+-transporting ATPase A chain~InterPro IPR004623~KEGG: xau:Xaut_3240 potassium-transporting ATPase subunit A~PFAM: K transporting ATPase A subunit~PRIAM: Potassium-transporting ATPase~SPTR: C0UZU9 K+-transporting ATPase, KdpA~TIGRFAM: potassium-transporting ATPase, A subunit~PFAM: Potassium-transporting ATPase A subunit~TIGRFAM: K+-transporting ATPase, KdpA), translating into MNADNITYIIAFYILLTFLAWPLGKYMARVFTGKKTFITPIVRPIENFIYKICNIDEKREMNWKEYAIAFTIFNTVMLTALFLLQEIQAFLPLNPQGFPPVRWDTALNTAISFMTNTNWQAYAGENTMSYLTQMIGLTVHNFLSAAAGMAPLLAFIRGFIRSNTDKIGNFWVDVTRMTLYVLLPLCIIFALFLISQGVIQTFSPYITAKTFEGGKQIIALGPVASQEAIKILGTNGGGFFGTNSAHPFENPNIYTNFAETLLFSLIPAAQIFMFGYLIRNSRQGIAIYVAVMVIISMALALALWSEYKLNPLLEKIGVTGENLEGKEVRFGVTPSVLFGIQTTGIECGAVNHMHDSDMPLTGMMYMFLMGVSNIFGGCGVGLVLMLYYIILTMFIVGLMIGRTPEFLRKKLGIFEMKMAVIGIVGINVSMLTLAAIAATTPYGLSSLGNPSAHGLSEILYAYFSAHANNGSAFAGLNVNTLFYNITTGIGMLVARYLSLIPGIAIGSALAKKGKIPATAVSFPTTNPVFVIMLISVIIIVGALTFFPILTLGPGLEHLFLQEGKVFM; encoded by the coding sequence ATGAATGCTGATAACATCACATACATCATTGCTTTTTACATATTACTCACATTTCTTGCATGGCCTTTAGGTAAATACATGGCAAGAGTTTTTACAGGAAAAAAAACATTCATTACTCCCATTGTACGTCCTATAGAGAATTTTATTTACAAAATATGTAATATAGATGAGAAGAGAGAAATGAATTGGAAAGAATATGCCATTGCATTCACAATTTTCAATACAGTCATGTTGACAGCATTGTTTTTATTACAAGAAATTCAAGCATTTTTACCTCTTAATCCACAGGGGTTCCCACCAGTTAGATGGGATACTGCACTAAATACTGCAATTTCTTTTATGACCAATACTAATTGGCAGGCATATGCAGGAGAAAATACAATGAGTTACTTGACACAGATGATAGGGCTAACAGTGCATAATTTTCTTTCTGCAGCTGCAGGAATGGCACCACTTCTCGCATTTATAAGAGGTTTTATACGTAGTAATACTGATAAAATAGGTAATTTTTGGGTAGATGTTACAAGAATGACATTGTATGTTTTATTACCTTTATGCATTATTTTTGCACTGTTTTTAATTTCCCAAGGAGTAATTCAAACATTTAGTCCATATATTACAGCTAAAACTTTTGAAGGTGGTAAACAGATTATAGCTTTGGGCCCTGTAGCATCTCAAGAAGCAATTAAAATACTTGGAACTAACGGTGGAGGATTTTTCGGAACAAATTCTGCACATCCTTTTGAAAATCCAAATATATATACAAACTTTGCAGAAACCTTGTTATTTTCATTAATACCAGCAGCCCAAATTTTCATGTTTGGATACTTAATTAGAAATAGCAGGCAAGGGATTGCAATTTATGTTGCAGTAATGGTAATCATATCAATGGCTCTCGCATTAGCTTTATGGTCAGAATATAAGCTAAATCCATTATTAGAAAAAATTGGAGTTACAGGTGAAAATTTAGAAGGTAAAGAAGTACGTTTTGGTGTAACACCTTCAGTATTATTTGGAATACAAACAACTGGAATTGAATGTGGCGCTGTAAATCATATGCATGACAGTGACATGCCACTCACAGGAATGATGTACATGTTTCTCATGGGTGTAAGCAATATTTTTGGTGGATGTGGTGTAGGATTAGTTCTCATGCTTTACTATATAATATTAACTATGTTTATTGTAGGTTTAATGATAGGAAGAACTCCTGAATTCTTGAGAAAAAAATTAGGGATATTTGAAATGAAAATGGCTGTAATTGGAATAGTTGGAATAAATGTTAGTATGTTAACCCTTGCTGCAATTGCAGCAACAACTCCATATGGATTATCAAGTTTAGGTAATCCTTCAGCACATGGATTAAGTGAAATTTTATATGCATACTTTTCAGCACATGCCAACAATGGATCTGCTTTTGCAGGATTAAATGTCAATACATTATTCTATAATATAACAACAGGCATTGGAATGTTAGTAGCCAGATATTTAAGTCTAATTCCTGGAATCGCAATAGGAAGTGCATTAGCAAAAAAAGGAAAAATACCTGCAACAGCAGTATCATTTCCAACAACAAACCCAGTTTTTGTCATAATGCTTATATCTGTGATAATAATTGTTGGTGCACTTACATTCTTCCCAATATTAACATTAGGACCTGGCCTTGAACATTTATTCCTCCAAGAAGGCAAGGTTTTCATGTGA
- a CDS encoding ornithine carbamoyltransferase (COGs: COG0078 Ornithine carbamoyltransferase~InterPro IPR006130: IPR006132: IPR006131: IPR002292~KEGG: mth:MTH1446 ornithine carbamoyltransferase~PFAM: aspartate/ornithine carbamoyltransferase Asp/Orn-binding region; aspartate/ornithine carbamoyltransferase carbamoyl-P binding domain~PRIAM: Ornithine carbamoyltransferase~SPTR: O27495 Ornithine carbamoyltransferase~TIGRFAM: ornithine carbamoyltransferase~PFAM: Aspartate/ornithine carbamoyltransferase, carbamoyl-P binding domain; Aspartate/ornithine carbamoyltransferase, Asp/Orn binding domain~TIGRFAM: ornithine carbamoyltransferase) produces MKHVLSVCDIKDEVEELIDIAEKFKNGKIKEKVLKDKVLAMIFEKPSTRTRVSFEVAVLQLGGNALYLPSSELQLGRGELIADTAKVMSRYVDGIMIRANRHKDVIELAKHSTIPVINGLTDEEHPCQALADMQTIKEYKGGFNIKLAFVGDGNNVCNSLILISSILGIDISVASPKGYEPSNKIVNKALKIAKKTGAKINITSDAIEAVKGADVVYTDVWISMGQENERKTRLKAFKKYQVNKKLMSHAKEDAIFMHCLPAVRGEETTSDVIDGPNSVVWDQAENRLHTQKAILYKIFKEP; encoded by the coding sequence ATGAAACATGTTTTATCTGTTTGTGATATTAAAGATGAAGTCGAAGAATTAATAGACATAGCTGAAAAGTTTAAAAATGGAAAAATAAAAGAAAAAGTTTTAAAAGATAAAGTCCTTGCAATGATTTTTGAAAAACCATCAACAAGGACTAGAGTTTCATTTGAGGTAGCAGTGTTACAATTAGGGGGCAATGCTCTCTATTTACCTTCTTCAGAATTACAATTAGGAAGAGGTGAATTAATAGCAGATACTGCAAAAGTTATGAGTAGATATGTAGATGGAATAATGATTAGAGCAAACAGACATAAAGATGTTATTGAGCTAGCCAAACATTCTACTATTCCTGTGATAAATGGTTTAACAGATGAGGAACACCCATGTCAGGCACTTGCAGACATGCAAACCATAAAAGAATATAAAGGTGGATTTAATATTAAATTGGCTTTTGTTGGAGATGGGAACAATGTTTGTAATTCTTTAATTCTGATATCTTCTATATTAGGCATTGATATTTCAGTAGCTTCACCTAAAGGTTATGAACCTTCAAATAAAATCGTAAATAAGGCATTAAAAATTGCTAAAAAAACAGGGGCAAAAATAAATATCACTTCAGATGCCATTGAAGCTGTTAAAGGCGCAGACGTTGTTTATACAGATGTGTGGATTAGCATGGGGCAAGAAAATGAACGTAAAACTAGATTGAAAGCATTTAAAAAATATCAGGTTAATAAGAAACTAATGAGTCATGCAAAGGAAGATGCAATATTTATGCACTGCCTTCCAGCAGTTAGAGGTGAAGAAACAACCAGTGATGTTATAGATGGTCCAAATTCTGTTGTCTGGGATCAAGCAGAAAATCGTCTTCATACACAAAAAGCAATTCTTTATAAAATATTTAAAGAACCATAA
- a CDS encoding K+-transporting ATPase, B subunit (COGs: COG2216 High-affinity K+ transport system ATPase chain B~InterPro IPR018303: IPR008250: IPR005834: IPR001757: IPR 006391~KEGG: aba:Acid345_0511 potassium-translocating P-type ATPase, B subunit~PFAM: E1-E2 ATPase-associated domain protein; Haloacid dehalogenase domain protein hydrolase~SPTR: C6P8Y6 K+-transporting ATPase, B subunit~TIGRFAM: K+-transporting ATPase, B subunit; ATPase, P-type (transporting), HAD superfamily, subfamily IC~PFAM: E1-E2 ATPase; haloacid dehalogenase-like hydrolase~TIGRFAM: ATPase, P-type (transporting), HAD superfamily, subfamily IC; K+-transporting ATPase, B subunit) gives MIRTVKTKLPKESLFQKELMMSALKQAIINLNPLVMIKNIVMFIVEVGAIITTFLTIHDMLLGTNFLFNLQITLWLWFTVIFANFAESLAEIQGKARSESLKKTREVLAKKLDENGKIIEIPASKLKKGDIVLVEEKDIIPMDGDIIEGKALIDESPVTGESTPVIRESGGDRCGVVGGTKVLSGKIKVKITVDPEESFVNRMIKMVESAEREKTPNEKALEVLLIGLTITFIAVVGTLPAFASYMGVATTIPVLISLLVCLMPTTIGALLPAIGIAGMNRLLKHNVIALSGRAIEAAGDVDVMLLDKTGTITHGSRKATEFIPLNNVRKSDLVWASLLASLADETPEGKSIVELAKKELNIRHDIKVPPTAKFIPFTPETRMSGVNIGNRKIRKGAIDAVKEFVLKNGGYLPEDEIDKIVKEISSRGETPILVADDHRALGIIRLEDVIKKGVKDKLSLMKKMGIKTIMITGDNPITAKAIAKKVGVDDFIANAKPETKLKIVEKYESKEERHIVAMIGDGTNDAPALAKADVAIAMSSGTSAAKEAANMVDLDSTPSKIIKVVEVGKEILITRGAMTTFSVTNDVAKYFAILPAIFSHKYPELAVLNIMGLTTPASAVLSAVIFNAIIIPLLIPLALRGVRLRPGLSPSQMLIRNILIYGVGGLIAPFVGIKLIDILLVSLGLGG, from the coding sequence GTGATTAGGACGGTAAAAACAAAATTACCTAAAGAGTCCTTGTTTCAAAAAGAATTAATGATGAGTGCTTTAAAGCAAGCGATTATTAATTTAAATCCACTTGTCATGATCAAAAATATTGTAATGTTTATTGTAGAAGTTGGGGCAATTATAACCACATTTTTAACAATACATGACATGCTTTTAGGTACAAATTTCTTATTTAACCTTCAAATCACATTATGGTTATGGTTTACAGTAATATTTGCAAATTTTGCTGAATCATTAGCTGAAATTCAAGGGAAGGCCAGGTCAGAATCATTGAAAAAAACTAGAGAGGTTTTAGCTAAAAAATTAGATGAAAACGGAAAAATAATAGAAATACCTGCGTCAAAACTTAAAAAAGGAGATATAGTTTTAGTCGAGGAAAAAGATATAATTCCGATGGATGGAGATATAATAGAGGGTAAAGCACTTATAGATGAATCACCTGTAACTGGCGAATCTACACCTGTTATTAGGGAATCTGGTGGAGATAGATGTGGAGTAGTTGGTGGAACTAAAGTACTTTCTGGAAAAATAAAAGTTAAAATAACTGTTGATCCTGAAGAGAGTTTCGTTAACAGAATGATAAAAATGGTAGAAAGTGCTGAAAGAGAAAAAACACCAAATGAAAAAGCTTTAGAAGTGTTACTTATAGGTCTAACAATCACGTTTATTGCTGTAGTTGGTACATTACCAGCATTTGCAAGTTACATGGGCGTTGCAACCACAATACCTGTTTTGATATCATTACTAGTGTGTCTTATGCCTACAACAATTGGAGCATTATTACCAGCAATAGGGATTGCAGGCATGAACAGGCTTTTAAAACATAATGTCATTGCTTTGAGTGGTAGAGCCATTGAAGCGGCAGGCGATGTAGATGTTATGTTACTCGACAAAACAGGGACAATAACACATGGAAGTAGAAAAGCAACAGAATTTATACCACTAAATAATGTAAGAAAAAGTGATTTAGTTTGGGCATCTTTATTAGCATCTTTGGCAGATGAAACACCAGAAGGGAAAAGCATAGTTGAATTAGCAAAAAAAGAACTAAATATAAGGCATGATATTAAAGTGCCGCCAACAGCCAAATTTATTCCATTTACACCGGAAACTAGAATGAGTGGTGTAAACATTGGTAATCGTAAAATAAGGAAGGGAGCTATAGATGCTGTAAAAGAGTTCGTTTTAAAAAATGGCGGCTACTTACCTGAAGATGAAATAGACAAGATCGTTAAAGAAATTTCATCTAGAGGTGAAACACCCATATTAGTGGCAGATGATCATAGAGCATTAGGTATCATAAGACTTGAAGATGTGATAAAGAAAGGTGTAAAAGATAAATTATCTTTAATGAAAAAAATGGGCATTAAAACCATAATGATAACAGGAGATAATCCAATAACTGCAAAAGCAATAGCAAAAAAAGTAGGTGTAGATGATTTCATTGCCAATGCTAAACCTGAAACCAAATTAAAAATTGTAGAAAAATATGAATCAAAAGAAGAAAGACACATAGTTGCAATGATAGGAGATGGAACAAATGATGCGCCAGCTCTTGCAAAAGCAGATGTAGCAATTGCAATGAGCTCAGGTACGTCCGCAGCAAAGGAAGCAGCTAACATGGTTGATTTAGATTCCACTCCATCAAAAATTATAAAAGTTGTAGAAGTAGGAAAAGAGATATTGATAACAAGAGGTGCAATGACAACATTCAGTGTGACAAACGACGTTGCAAAATATTTTGCAATTTTACCTGCCATATTTTCACATAAATACCCCGAACTAGCAGTTTTGAATATAATGGGTCTTACAACGCCTGCAAGTGCGGTCTTGTCTGCTGTTATTTTCAATGCAATTATTATACCACTATTAATCCCTCTTGCCTTAAGAGGTGTAAGGTTGCGTCCAGGTTTATCACCTTCACAAATGCTTATACGTAACATACTGATATATGGTGTCGGTGGATTGATAGCACCATTTGTAGGAATCAAATTGATAGATATTCTACTAGTATCTCTTGGATTAGGAGGCTAA